Proteins found in one Thalassomonas actiniarum genomic segment:
- a CDS encoding FliM/FliN family flagellar motor C-terminal domain-containing protein — MPGLPPAAKRILAADEAIGVELYDLLGDKRHRQTCLNLINSCHHELLTRLETQCIRLLNDHECKLELSQFASGAIAIEQDTLLWLQATNTSNEHVILAINYATLYNLAEIFLGGQQAKIAKKAGDIKVSDSELRLLTTLLNIHLTASDQLLDLDNQWQVLPINKPETGQEYLTASSCLTIKDYQATWDIWYQPSIISTRVAQTAADTDQGLLEAKLAFAAEKIPTELNLVLAKTRLTVAQLTRLRKDDLIMLDLPEVVSAYAGKQVIAQGRVVEKSGQLVMQVTDVPQE; from the coding sequence ATGCCTGGTTTACCACCGGCAGCTAAGCGCATCTTGGCTGCAGATGAGGCTATTGGGGTTGAACTGTATGATTTACTTGGCGATAAACGCCACAGGCAAACCTGCCTGAACCTTATCAATTCATGCCATCATGAGTTGCTTACCCGTCTGGAAACACAATGCATACGTTTACTGAACGATCATGAATGTAAGCTGGAATTAAGTCAGTTTGCCAGTGGTGCGATCGCGATAGAACAGGATACCCTGTTGTGGTTGCAGGCCACCAACACCTCGAATGAACATGTTATTTTGGCGATTAATTATGCAACGCTTTATAACCTTGCAGAAATTTTCCTCGGCGGACAGCAGGCGAAAATCGCCAAGAAAGCCGGCGATATCAAGGTCAGTGATTCCGAACTCAGGTTGTTAACGACCTTATTAAACATACATTTAACGGCATCTGATCAATTGCTGGACCTGGATAACCAGTGGCAGGTTTTACCGATCAATAAACCGGAAACCGGCCAGGAATATCTCACCGCCAGCAGTTGTCTGACGATAAAAGATTACCAGGCAACCTGGGATATCTGGTACCAGCCGTCAATTATTTCTACCCGGGTGGCACAAACAGCTGCCGACACCGACCAGGGCCTGCTTGAGGCCAAGCTGGCGTTTGCCGCCGAAAAAATTCCTACCGAACTTAATCTGGTGTTAGCCAAAACCCGGCTGACCGTTGCCCAGCTCACCCGGTTGAGAAAAGACGATTTGATCATGCTGGATTTACCTGAAGTGGTCAGCGCCTATGCCGGCAAGCAGGTGATCGCCCAGGGGCGGGTGGTGGAAAAGTCCGGTCAGTTAGTGATGCAGGTCACGGATGTGCCGCAAGAGTAA
- the fliN gene encoding flagellar motor switch protein FliN has protein sequence MNEFDVDNMDLELDGLDDLDDQLMEEAIAMEEKPPARDLSFFHNIPVDVTLEVASTKLMLGDLMQLSSGAVIELEKVAGEPLDVKVNGQMLASAEVVVVNGKYGIKLVDIVDDVLNGFRL, from the coding sequence ATGAATGAATTTGACGTTGATAATATGGATTTAGAACTCGATGGCCTGGATGATCTCGACGATCAGCTGATGGAAGAGGCCATTGCCATGGAAGAGAAGCCGCCGGCGCGTGACTTAAGTTTTTTCCATAATATTCCGGTAGATGTCACCCTGGAGGTGGCCAGCACCAAATTGATGCTGGGCGATTTGATGCAGTTAAGCTCAGGGGCGGTGATCGAGCTGGAAAAAGTCGCCGGTGAACCGCTGGATGTCAAAGTCAACGGCCAGATGCTGGCGTCTGCCGAAGTGGTGGTGGTTAACGGTAAATATGGTATCAAACTCGTTGATATTGTTGATGATGTCTTAAACGGATTCCGTTTATGA
- the fliP gene encoding flagellar type III secretion system pore protein FliP (The bacterial flagellar biogenesis protein FliP forms a type III secretion system (T3SS)-type pore required for flagellar assembly.), which translates to MIWRFLLLAVLMAGSIFPAQAELTLFSVTEGGVKQEYSIKLQILLLMTALSLLPAMVLMLTSFTRIIVVLAILRQAMGLQQSPPNRVLVGIALTLTILIMKPVWSEIHQQAFIPYDQEEIGLEQAIEKAKQPLQAFMLAQTRETDLEQMMKIADEPPVTSADNIPFFVLMPAFVLSELKTAFQIGFMLFIPFLVIDLVVASVLMAMGMMMLSPLIISLPFKLMVFVLVDGWSMTVGTLAASFGGG; encoded by the coding sequence ATGATATGGCGCTTTTTATTGCTGGCGGTATTGATGGCCGGCAGTATTTTTCCCGCCCAGGCGGAGCTGACGTTATTTTCGGTCACCGAAGGCGGGGTCAAGCAGGAATACAGTATCAAGCTGCAAATCTTGCTGCTGATGACGGCATTAAGCCTGTTGCCGGCCATGGTACTGATGCTGACCAGTTTTACCCGCATTATCGTGGTGCTGGCGATTTTGCGCCAGGCCATGGGCTTGCAGCAAAGTCCGCCTAACCGGGTTTTGGTGGGCATTGCCCTGACCCTGACGATATTGATCATGAAACCGGTATGGAGCGAGATCCACCAACAGGCCTTTATTCCCTACGACCAGGAAGAGATAGGGCTGGAGCAGGCCATCGAAAAAGCGAAACAGCCGCTGCAGGCCTTTATGCTGGCGCAAACCCGGGAAACGGATCTGGAGCAGATGATGAAAATTGCCGATGAACCACCGGTAACTTCGGCGGATAATATCCCGTTTTTTGTGCTGATGCCGGCGTTTGTGCTCAGTGAATTAAAAACCGCCTTTCAGATCGGTTTTATGCTGTTTATCCCGTTTTTGGTGATAGATCTGGTGGTGGCCAGCGTGCTGATGGCCATGGGTATGATGATGTTATCGCCGCTGATTATTTCCCTGCCGTTTAAACTGATGGTATTTGTGCTGGTGGACGGCTGGTCGATGACGGTGGGCACTTTGGCCGCCAGTTTTGGCGGCGGTTGA
- the fliQ gene encoding flagellar biosynthesis protein FliQ, whose amino-acid sequence MSPEQIVELMNQAILTIIAMVSVLIVPGLIVGLIVSIFQAATQIQEQTLSFLPRLLVTLLMLMFAGHWLLKQLQELFDGLFHNIPGLIG is encoded by the coding sequence ATGAGCCCAGAGCAAATAGTTGAACTGATGAATCAGGCGATTTTGACCATTATCGCTATGGTCAGTGTGCTGATAGTGCCGGGTTTGATTGTCGGCCTGATTGTCAGTATCTTCCAGGCGGCAACGCAAATCCAGGAGCAGACCTTAAGTTTCCTGCCCCGCTTGCTGGTGACCTTGCTGATGCTGATGTTTGCCGGTCACTGGTTGTTGAAGCAGCTGCAGGAGCTCTTCGACGGCCTGTTTCATAATATCCCGGGTTTGATCGGCTAG
- the fliR gene encoding flagellar biosynthetic protein FliR: MAWLGKLWWPFFRIAAVLWLMPFFGDPRVTPLVRILFSLVLAAIIAPMMPMMPAFDPFSVSTLVLAIEQILFGVLLGLSLNLLFTMMFLVGQLLSMQMGLSMAVMNDPANGGSAPLISQLLIIFATLLFLSLNGHLIALDIIVESFRTWPVGESIFALDIEVVVQLVAWMFASGLMLAMPAIIAMLLVNVTFGAMNRSAPSLNVFSLGFPMGMLMGLFCLGLVFSAIPNRFLDLTVYVLTQMRSVIGA, encoded by the coding sequence ATGGCCTGGCTCGGAAAACTGTGGTGGCCGTTTTTTCGCATCGCCGCGGTACTCTGGCTGATGCCGTTTTTTGGCGATCCCCGGGTGACGCCGCTGGTGCGCATTTTATTCTCCCTGGTGCTGGCCGCCATTATCGCCCCGATGATGCCGATGATGCCGGCCTTTGATCCTTTCTCTGTTTCTACCTTAGTGCTGGCGATCGAGCAGATCCTGTTCGGGGTTTTACTCGGCTTGAGCCTGAATTTACTTTTTACCATGATGTTTTTGGTGGGCCAGCTGTTGTCGATGCAAATGGGTTTGTCGATGGCGGTAATGAATGATCCCGCCAACGGCGGCAGTGCGCCGCTGATTTCCCAACTGTTGATTATTTTTGCCACCTTGCTGTTTTTGAGCCTGAACGGCCATTTGATCGCCCTGGACATTATTGTCGAAAGTTTCCGTACCTGGCCGGTGGGGGAGAGTATTTTTGCCCTGGATATCGAAGTGGTGGTGCAGCTGGTGGCCTGGATGTTCGCCTCCGGGTTGATGCTGGCGATGCCGGCCATTATCGCCATGTTGCTGGTGAATGTGACCTTTGGCGCCATGAACCGCAGTGCGCCGTCATTGAACGTTTTTTCCCTGGGTTTTCCCATGGGTATGCTGATGGGTTTGTTTTGCCTCGGACTGGTATTTTCCGCCATCCCCAACCGTTTTTTGGATTTAACCGTGTATGTGTTAACGCAAATGCGCAGCGTGATCGGAGCTTAG